From a single Helicovermis profundi genomic region:
- the rpoZ gene encoding DNA-directed RNA polymerase subunit omega, which produces MLKPPVNKMIEIAGSRYALVIAVSKRARQLIEGDEALIETNSIKPVTIAINEIEQDKVECINPVE; this is translated from the coding sequence ATGTTAAAACCACCAGTTAATAAAATGATTGAAATTGCGGGTAGTAGATATGCACTTGTAATTGCAGTCTCTAAAAGAGCGAGACAACTTATAGAAGGTGATGAAGCTTTGATTGAAACAAATTCAATCAAGCCGGTTACAATAGCTATAAATGAAATAGAGCAAGATAAAGTAGAATGTATTAATCCAGTAGAATAA
- the gmk gene encoding guanylate kinase, translating to MTPRGLLIVVSGPSGAGKGTICKSLISEYKDIGISVSATTREPRDGEVDGKNYFFLKKEKFQSMIHNDELLEYAKVYQNYYGTPKKFVLDKVLSGEDVLLEIDIQGALQVKEKYPEGIFVFILPPSMEELKNRIINRGSETEDSFKLRYSSALDEMSFIKDYDYFIINDEIHKATSKLICIIEAEKNRIISNIGELINEFKEENRC from the coding sequence ATGACACCAAGGGGTTTGTTAATAGTTGTTTCAGGACCTTCTGGAGCAGGTAAAGGAACTATATGTAAATCTTTAATATCTGAATATAAAGATATTGGAATTTCTGTTTCAGCTACAACGAGAGAGCCTCGTGATGGTGAAGTTGATGGAAAGAATTACTTTTTTCTTAAGAAGGAAAAATTTCAAAGTATGATTCATAATGACGAATTACTAGAATATGCTAAAGTATATCAAAATTATTATGGAACTCCGAAAAAATTTGTTCTTGATAAAGTATTGAGTGGTGAGGATGTACTTCTTGAAATTGATATTCAAGGAGCCCTTCAAGTGAAAGAAAAGTATCCAGAGGGAATTTTCGTTTTTATACTTCCACCGTCTATGGAAGAACTTAAAAACAGGATAATTAATAGAGGATCTGAAACTGAAGATTCATTTAAGTTAAGGTATTCAAGTGCTTTAGATGAGATGAGTTTTATTAAAGACTATGATTATTTTATCATTAATGATGAAATTCATAAAGCTACCTCTAAATTAATTTGTATTATTGAGGCAGAAAAAAATAGAATAATATCAAATATTGGAGAGCTTATTAACGAGTTTAAGGAGGAAAATAGATGTTAA
- a CDS encoding YicC/YloC family endoribonuclease, giving the protein MIRSMTGYGKGNFENDKYKLEIEIKSVNHRYNDIILKMPKKFFQFEDFIKSEIKKDVKRGRVEVYFNFVEIASDNISIKPNFAVIDKYYDAYSKISKKYDLKDKPSLSLLTKNQDSFIIEIEEDDEKEVLEVLKNALRPAITNLIDMRNTEGEKLLVDIMERIKIISELVEIIENKSPEILINHKNKMRERVNEILDKIEIDDNRLAQEIAIYADKTNVTEEIVRLKSHFKQFELIINQGGDVGRKLDFLVQELNREVNTIGSKSPDIDISNYVVNMKSEIEKIREQIQNLE; this is encoded by the coding sequence ATGATACGTAGTATGACGGGATATGGAAAAGGAAATTTTGAAAACGATAAATACAAATTAGAAATAGAAATAAAATCAGTTAATCACAGATATAATGACATAATACTAAAAATGCCTAAAAAATTTTTTCAATTTGAAGATTTTATTAAAAGTGAAATTAAAAAAGATGTAAAAAGGGGTAGAGTAGAAGTTTATTTTAATTTTGTAGAAATTGCTTCGGACAATATTTCAATTAAACCTAACTTTGCAGTGATTGATAAGTATTATGATGCATATAGTAAAATATCAAAAAAATATGATTTGAAAGATAAACCTTCATTATCTTTATTAACTAAAAATCAAGATTCTTTTATAATAGAAATTGAAGAAGATGATGAAAAAGAAGTGCTTGAAGTTTTAAAAAATGCGTTAAGACCTGCAATTACAAATCTTATTGATATGAGAAATACTGAAGGAGAAAAACTTCTTGTAGATATAATGGAAAGAATTAAGATAATAAGCGAACTAGTAGAAATAATAGAAAATAAATCGCCTGAAATACTAATAAATCATAAAAACAAGATGAGAGAAAGAGTGAATGAAATATTAGATAAGATTGAAATCGATGATAATAGATTGGCTCAAGAAATTGCAATATACGCTGATAAAACCAATGTTACTGAAGAAATTGTAAGACTTAAGAGTCATTTTAAACAATTTGAATTAATAATAAACCAAGGTGGAGATGTTGGTAGAAAATTAGACTTCTTAGTTCAAGAATTAAATAGAGAGGTAAATACAATTGGATCTAAATCTCCAGATATTGATATATCAAATTATGTTGTAAATATGAAGAGTGAAATAGAAAAAATTAGAGAGCAAATTCAAAATTTAGAATAG
- the dapF gene encoding diaminopimelate epimerase, which translates to MIKFSKMHGVGNDFILIDGHDYLGDYNALAKKICDRHFGIGADGLMISKESINADIKMIYINSDGSTGEMCGNGIRCFSKFVYKNRLVLKDEFSIETLAGIKKVKLFIEDAEVVKIKVSMGEVIDESKLIPIDYSGKTFYDKEIKILDKTFRLSFVLSGVPHAVIFLEKLDKEILLKYGPEIEKNEIFTNNTNVNFVEVIGRNQMKIDTWERGAGNTLACGTGAVACVYVANKLGFIDNEVNVSLPGGELSIILDFENNEIYMYGPASTIAEGVYNNTEG; encoded by the coding sequence ATGATTAAATTTTCAAAAATGCATGGCGTTGGTAATGATTTTATTTTAATTGATGGTCACGATTATTTAGGTGACTATAATGCACTCGCAAAAAAAATATGTGATAGGCATTTTGGAATCGGCGCAGATGGACTTATGATATCAAAAGAATCAATAAATGCAGATATAAAAATGATTTATATTAATTCGGATGGAAGTACAGGTGAAATGTGTGGGAATGGCATTAGATGTTTCTCAAAATTTGTTTATAAAAATAGACTTGTTTTAAAAGATGAGTTTTCAATAGAAACTTTAGCGGGAATAAAAAAAGTTAAGTTGTTCATTGAGGATGCAGAAGTTGTCAAAATAAAAGTTTCTATGGGAGAAGTAATTGATGAATCAAAACTTATTCCGATTGATTATAGTGGCAAAACTTTTTATGACAAAGAAATAAAAATTCTAGATAAAACATTTAGATTGTCTTTTGTTTTATCTGGTGTACCTCATGCCGTTATATTTTTAGAAAAATTAGATAAAGAAATATTACTAAAATATGGGCCAGAAATAGAAAAAAATGAAATTTTCACCAATAATACCAATGTTAATTTTGTTGAAGTTATAGGTAGAAATCAAATGAAAATTGATACTTGGGAAAGAGGAGCAGGAAACACTTTAGCGTGTGGAACTGGTGCGGTTGCGTGTGTATATGTTGCAAATAAACTTGGATTTATTGATAATGAAGTAAATGTAAGTTTACCTGGTGGTGAATTATCAATTATTTTAGACTTTGAAAATAATGAAATATATATGTATGGTCCTGCTAGTACTATTGCAGAAGGCGTTTACAACAATACGGAGGGGTAA